Proteins found in one Artemia franciscana chromosome 13, ASM3288406v1, whole genome shotgun sequence genomic segment:
- the LOC136034526 gene encoding uncharacterized protein LOC136034526 — protein sequence MLKESLLVLCLFGAIASQDNPNADNSNQNSTIENGEDTNSVVKEVAIVESAKGELGDAYVAESLTNVTNVTSENKSTDIPQVIRAEHDNSVEEGALIPLENPFSSQIKEENQKDRYIIRLKKEALKNMTSPSYKTNNGKDLLASASKELNLIFNNLSQFVNEDGNFYLKSADVDSIQKNMDLMFYDIVRDPETYAASLQTDEIASLVGGVNKTLVTLLKQQSQNTTMVQWYIDQVFQRMFGTKVLDKPLPSSVKTATNTSIIATMMNSIIDELVDLVNDTRKRLNDLPVASVSQKIDAYDIFKSVTQVKTTVTTVEENISNQVDSLSEKILENIDDMKKIMSQILELKDLTTENKAGVESLSSAIGSLSSIAKPRCDACLLQTAANTALGGIGKKIEDLNYLVLKLSENEPALNLENFKNFTSTLIVALGKFIKMELSEMKNIQNELFNNLETNVVKSMETKDSHQGSIESVLKREVSSLAFKITRTSKLLEDILKMIGELDKRVAHVDDLVNEDVKNESSEKLQKNVLALSTTLTFAMKLLTDLIKTVNDRFDQYEAQSSEYNGNLLQKTDDLKGLRELIEEQHKMESATIGGLSSLVSANNKDWKNKLDLLAKTIESIVDGNKDLMEKIKENYKNHTSSINAGFQFGTVSSAMLHQILREINTTLNYLDGNVNRFMTSTHSAYTKIAKSIADAYRPSPRNTDYPEVGKELKILEAFERKISGCKSRRSNIESRDSSNETTLEGDDIRYNYEDLIWVLKACHTNDPALCGYAWCAKVCGFDCPFDCNRYVSCFGKYKGNKELVRDCHIGVEEVFVRPITSEQSLKVDCSDALFQGREAGTNFAIFDVTGGNFYKKHTSNCNISSIDQVVKNVTDIKGYTILASSCMKCKEHLKDWNGANITRLIDYVTKNCTSDVHQCNGMTANPTGICCPVYPCNMRDKESCCDRGCLRYYRSPQNCYKPKILVSSPFVTNHDLTAGSRTILGSLFVGKSVEVSVVFPERCVIPGFQMIVAAMKELPKGSKHPGQKSLEELSLNELSGKP from the exons ACTATTGGTGTTATGCCTCTTCGGAGCAATAGCTAGTCAGGACAATCCAAATGCTGATAACAGTAATCAAAATTCAACAATAGAAAATGGAGAAG ATACCAACAGCGTTGTTAAAGAAGTGGCTATTGTAGAGAGTGCGAAGGGAGAACTTGGAGATGCTTATGTAGCAGAAAGTTTGACAAACGTGACGAATGTCACCAGCGAAAATAAAAGCACGGATATTCCACAAGTAATAAGAGCAGAACATGACAACAGTGTTGAAGAAGGAGCTTTAATTCCCTTAGAGAACCCATTTAGCTCTCAAATAAAGGAAGAAAATCAAAAGGACAGGTACATAATTCGTCTGAAAAAAGAAGCACTTAAAAACATGACAAGTCCATCCTATAAGACTAATAATGGCAAAGACTTGCTAGCATCTGCCTCAAAGGAGCTTAAcctcatttttaataatttatcccAATTTGTAAATGAAGATGGAAACTTTTACTTAAAATCGGCTGACGTtgattcaatacaaaagaaCATGGATTTAATGTTTTACGACATCGTAAGAGATCCTGAAACTTACGCCGCGTCTTTACAGACTGATGAAATAGCGTCATTGGTGGGAGGAGTAAATAAAACCCTTGTAACTCTTTTAAAGCAACAGTCGCAAAACACCACAATGGTTCAGTGGTATATAGATCAggtctttcagagaatgtttgGTACAAAGGTTTTAGACAAGCCTTTACCCAGCTCAGTTAAAACTGCAACCAATACAAGTATTATTGCTACAATGATGAACTCAATCATTGATGAGCTAGTTGATCTTGTAAATGATACAAGAAAAAGACTCAATGATCTACCGGTGGCATCAGTTTCGCAGAAGATCGACGCTTACGATATATTCAAATCTGTAACCCAGGTCAAAACAACAGTTACGACAGTTGAAGAAAATATTAGTAATCAAGTTGACTCCTTAAGTGaaaagattttagaaaatattgatGATATGAAAAAGATTATGAGCCAAATATTAGAGCTTAAAGACTTAACAACAGAAAATAAAGCTGGTGTTGAATCACTATCTTCTGCTATAGGTAGCTTATCGTCAATTGCAAAGCCTCGGTGTGATGCATGTCTTCTACAAACTGCAGCTAATACCGCTCTTGGGGGAATAGGAAAGAAAATAGAAGATCTCAATTATCTTGTATTGAAGTTAAGTGAAAATGAGCCTGCACTgaatcttgaaaatttcaaaaacttcaCAAGCACTTTGATTGTTGCACTTGGCAAATTTATTAAGATGGAACTAagtgaaatgaaaaatattcaaaatgagCTCTTCAACAATTTAGAAACTAATGTCGTTAAAAGTATGGAAACGAAAGACAGTCATCAAGGATCAATTGAAAGCGTACTCAAACGAGAGGTATCAAGTCTGGCTTTCAAAATTACACGAACAAGTAAACTTTTAGAAGATATTCTTAAGATGATTGGGGAACTTGATAAAAGAGTTGCACATGTCGACGATCTTgtaaatgaagatgttaaaaatgaaagttcAGAAAAGCTGCAAAAGAACGTGCTTGCTTTGTCAACAACTCTAACATTTGCAATGAAACTGTTGACTGATCTTATAAAAACTGTTAATGATAGATTTGACCAATACGAAGCTCAAAGTTCTGAATATAATGGAAATCTCTTGCAAAAGACTGACGATCTTAAAGGACTACGCGAGCTTATTGAAGAACAACATAAGATGGAATCAGCTACAATAGGCGGATTAAGTAGCTTAGTTTCTGCAAATAACaaagactggaaaaataagtTAGATCTACTCGCGAAAACCATTGAGTCGATTGTTGATGGTAATAAAgatttgatggaaaaaataaaagagaactACAAAAACCATACGTCATCAATAAATGCGGGTTTTCAATTTGGTACAGTATCTTCAGCCATGTTGCACCAGATATTACGTGAAATTAACACGACTCTCAACTACTTGGATGGGAATGTCAACAGGTTTATGACATCAACTCACTCTGCTTATACTAAGATCGCTAAAAGCATTGCTGACGCTTATAGACCAAGCCCTAGAAATACTGATTACCCAGAAGTAGGTAAAGAATTGAAAATTCTGGAAGCATTTGAACGAAAAATAAGTGGTTGCAAATCTCGAAGATCCAATATTGAGTCAAGAGACTCTTCTAATGAAACAACACTTGAGGGGGATGACATACGGTATAATTATGAAGACTTGATCTGGGTTCTCAAGGCTTGTCACACCAACGATCCAGCATTGTGTGGGTATGCCTGGTGTGCAAAAGTGTGCGGGTTTGACTGCCCTTTTGATTGTAATCGCTATGTAAGCTGCTTTGGTAAATACAAAGGCAATAAAGAGCTTGTCCGTGACTGCCACATTGGTGTTGAGGAAGTTTTTGTAAGGCCGATCACGTCAGAACAGAGCTTGAAGGTTGACTGCTCAGACGCACTCTTCCAGGGTAGAGAAGCTGGTAcaaattttgccatttttgaTGTTACTGGTGGCAACTTTTACAAGAAGCATACTTCTAATTGCAACATTTCTTCAATTGACCAAGTGGTTAAAAAT GTAACTGACATAAAAGGCTATACCATTTTGGCTAGTTCTTGCATGAAATGTAAAGAACACCTGAAGGACTGGAACGGGGCAAACATTACGCGTCTCATAGATTATGTCACAAAGAATTGTACATCCGACGTTCATCAATGTAATGGTATGACTGCAAACCCAACCGGGATTTGTTGCCCAGTTTACCCATGTAATATGAGGGACAAAGAATCTTGTTGCGACAGAGGTTGTTTAAGATACTATAGATCGCCTCAAAATTGCTACAAACCCAAAATTTTGGTTTCGTCGCCATTTGTTACCAATCACGA